The Vibrio aphrogenes genomic interval AGTCGTGCGCTCTAACCAACTGAGCTATGGGGCCGAATTGTTGGAAGATTATAGGGGAATGACTGAGTGCTGTCTAGATAGGAGCTCGTATAATGCGCTTAGTTTTTATCCACTTAAACCATTTTAAATTGTAGATACAAAAAAGGTGAGCTTAACACTCACCTTTTGATCTAACTAATAGCTTACTTACTCGTCTAGGAAGCTGCGCAGTGTTTCTGAGCGGCTTGGATGACGAAGTTTACGTAGTGCTTTTGCTTCGATTTGACGAATACGTTCACGAGTCACATCGAATTGCTTACCCACTTCTTCTAACGTGTGGTCGGTGTTCATGTCGATACCGAAACGCATACGTAGAACTTTCGCTTCACGAGGGGTTAGGCCTGCTAGAACGTCTTTAGTCGCAAACTTCAAGCTGGTTGAGGTTGCTGAATCTAGAGGCAATTCTAGAGTGGTATCTTCAATGAAATCGCCTAGATGTGAATCTTCATCATCACCGATAGGGGTTTCCATTGAGATTGGCTCTTTAGCAATCTTCAAGACTTTACGAATTTTGTCTTCTGGCATTTGCATGCGTTCAGCCAATTCTTCTGGTAGTGGTTCACGACCCATTTCTTGAAGCATCTGACGAGAGATACGGTTCAATTTGTTAATGGTTTCGATCATGTGTACCGGAATACGGATCGTACGTGCTTGGTCTGCGATTGAACGAGTGATCGCCTGACGAATCCACCAAGTAGCATAAGTTGAGAACTTATAACCACGACGGTATTCGAATTTATCAACGGCTTTCATTAGACCGATGTTACCTTCTTGGATTAAATCTAAGAATTGTAAACCACGGTTAGTGTATTTTTTCGCAATTGAGATAACCAAACGAAGGTTAGCTTCAACCATTTCTTTTTTCGCACGACGAGCTTTAGCTTCACCGATTGACATACGACGGCTGATATCTTTGATGGTTTGTACATTCAAAGACGTTTCTTCTTCGATAGATTTTAACTTGAAGATACAGCGACGTAGCTCTTCTTCACTTTGTTTGATCTTGTCTGCATACGGTTTACCAGACGATAAAATATCATCTAACCAAGCATCGGAAGATTCATTACCAGTGAAAGCTTGAACAAAGGCTTTCTTCGGCATTTTGCCATATTCAACGACAGTACGAATAATTAAACGTTCTTGTGTACGAACACGATCCATTGAGTTCTTTAAGCCGTTGACTAGGTAGTCAAATTGCTTTGGAACTAAACGGAACTGACGGAAGACATCTAAAAACTCTTGCTTGATATCAGTGATGGCTTTACTTGAGCGGCCATGTTCGTTGATAGCAAGTTGAAGATTTTGATAAGTATTGCGAAGCTCAGTGAAACGCTCTAGAGCAAGCTCTGGATCGATACCAACTTCTTCTTCTTCCGTTTCTGAATCGTCATCATCTTCATCGTCGTCATCCAGATCATCATCATCGTCATCAACGACAGATAATTCTGAACCAACGTGAGTCGCGGTTGGAGCTGCGTTGCCATCATCATCTGGATCGACAAAACCAGAGATAATGTCAGTTAAGCGAAGCTCTTCGGCTTGAACTTTATCGAATTGTTCAAGGATATAAGAAATCGTGCCTGGGTATTCTGCGACTGAGCATTGGACTTGGTTGATGCCATCTTCAATGCGTTTTGCAATGTCGATCTCACCTTCACGAGTTAATAGTTCAACCGTACCCATTTCACGCATATACATACGTACTGGGTCTGTTGTTCGGCCAATTTCACTTTCAACACTTGAAAGTGCAGCTGCTGCAGCTGCTGCAGCTTCGGCTGCGTCTTCATCTGCTACGGCCTCATTCAACATAAGATCATCCGCATCAGGTGCGGTTTCAACGACTTGGATACCCATGTCGTTAATCATTTGAATGATGTCTTCTACCTGTTCTGAATCTACGATTTCTTCAGGTAGGTGGTCGTTTACTTCGGCGTAGGTCAGGTAGCCTTGTTCCTTACCTTTGGCGACAAGTAACTTGAGCTGTGACTGCGGATTTTGATCCATCGACGATATCCAACTTGAGGTCTGAGTGAAGAATATTAGTATGCGAAATGCAAACCGCCAATTATAACAAATTTAATCATTGCTCGCCACTCAAGAACCGTGATCTTGGGGCGTTGCTGAACTAAGGACGTTGAAGAATGAGATCTTGCAACTCCCGTTTTTCCTCGACTGATAAGCCGGAGCTTCTTTCTTTCGCTTGCAATGTTTCTATTTGTTTTTCAACACATTGAGCTAGTATTTTATCCAATGTGTCTAAAAATACATCTTGTTCATTATCATCATTGAGGGGGATATCCCAATTCATTAAACGTGATAATAATGCTTCATTTTTTTGATTACGCCAGTATTCCATTAACTGTGCAGAGTTGATATTGGGATTTTCTCGGCAAATATCAAGTACGTTTAATAATAAACTTAATCCTGGTAAGTCAATTTGACGAATGGAATTTAAGTCTGGCGCTAATTCAGCATAGCTGGGTTTTTGTAAAAGTAACGCAATAACCACTCGCATTGGTGTTCGTTTGATTTCTTTATGCGGTTGCGGTGTAGTTTGTGTTGAGTTGTTTTTACTGATTAACTGCTGTAATTGACGTTCATCGAGTAACCCGAGTTTTTTTCCTAGTAAGTCCCTTAAGTATAGACGTAATGTACCACCTGGGACTTTTTCAATTAAAGGAACCGCGAGCGAGGTCAATTTTGCTTTCCCTTCGTTGCTGCTGGTATCCACTTGTTGCATGAGTGTCGAAAATAGAAATTCAGACAAGGAAGTAGCATGAAATACGTGTTGCTCAAACTGTTGTTTACCGTGTTCGCGGATATAAGAATCTGGATCTTCACCATCAGGTAAAAACATAAATTTCAGTTGTCTACCATCGGTTAAGTAGGGCAAAGCATTTTCCATGGCACGCCACGCGGCTTCTTTACCTGCTCGGTCACCATCATAACAACAGACCACGGTACTGGTTTGACGAAATAGCATTTGCATATGATCGCCCGTGGTTGAGGTTCCTAGCGCCGCGACAGCATAATCGACCCCATATTGAGCCAAGGCCACCACATCCATATACCCTTCAACAACTAAGATTTGTTCAGGTTCACGGTGACTTTGTAGGACGTCATACAGGCCGTAAAGCTCTTTACCTTTATGGAAAACTGGGGTTTCTGGTGAATTGAGATATTTAGGTTTTTCATCACCTAATACTCGACCACCAAACCCAATTACCCGGCCACGTCGGTCACGAATTGGGAACATTATTCGGCCACGAAAACGGTCGTAGCGATTTCCTTTATCGTTTTCAATCAGCATTCCGCCTTCAACCAGCATATCCTGTACGGTTTTTTGCTGACCAAAGTTTTTACGTACGCAATCCCATTCATCGGGCACATAGCCAATGCCAAACTTTTGGACTATTTCACCCGATAAGCCGCGATTTTTAAGGTATTCAATTGCGATTTTATTGGCGCCGACTTTTAGTTGGGAGCGGTAATATTGGCTAATGCTGCCTAGTAAGTCGTATAAATTACGTTTTTGTTCAGCGTTAACTTTAGGGGCTGAATTTGAAAACTGGCCGCCGCTACGTTGCTCTCTTGGAACTTCCAAGCCTTGTAAGTGAGCCAGTTCTTCAATGGCTTCAACGAACTCTAAGTGTTCGTATTCCATCATAAAATCAATGGCATTACCGTGTACACCACAACCAAAGCAATGATAAGTCTGACGGTCAGGGCTAACAATAAAAGAAGGCGATTTTTCATTATGAAACGGGCAACATGCTCCGTAGTTCTTACCTTGTTTTTTGAGTTTTACTCGCGGATCGACCAGATCCACGATATCAACGCGTGCAAGAAGGTCATCAATAAAACTACGTGGTATGTGTCCTGCCATAAAAATTTAAACTCTTAATGATTGTTTAAGTTGGGCAAATGATAATTTAGTTCCTAGTTCCTAGTTCCTAGTTCCTAGTTCCTAGTTCCTAGTTCCTAGTTCCTAGTTCCTAGTTCCTAGTTCCTAGTTCCTAGGGGCGATAACCTATATTTCACTTGTTATTGCAGTGTGTTTTTATTGGTGGATTAAAGTTAATAGAGATAGTTTTCCTAGAAACTAGGGACTAGAAACCTTGTATCCTTTTATATACAAACAAGCCGTGCAACTCCAAAGAAGTGCACGGCTTGGTTTAATTTATTTGGGAAGATTAAGCTAATTTAGCGCGAACTAAACCACTTACTTTGCCCATATCTGCACGGCCTTGAAGTAGAGGTTTTAATACCCCCATAACGTTCCCCATGTCTTGCATGCCCGCTGCACCTGAATCAAGGATAGCTTTATCAACTAAAGCTGCCACTTCTTCTTCGCTAAGCGGTTGAGGCATAAATTCCTCAAGAACGATAATTTCTGCTTTTTCAGCATCTGCAAGATCTTGACGATTTGCAGCTTCATATTGCGTAACAGAATCGCGACGCTGTTTAACCATTTTAGTCAGCACACTAATGATGTCGTCATCGCTCAGAGTGATCTGTTCGTCGACTTCACGTTGTTTAATGGCTGAAAGAGCTAAACGGATAGTGCCAAGGCGTAATTTATCCTTGGCTTTCATCGCTAATTTTTGCTCATCTTTAAGTTGGTCAATCAGAGCCATAACTTAAGTCCTTAGTGGGAGATTAAGTTATTAGTACAAGCGAACGCGACGTGCGTTTTCGCGAGCTAGCTTTTTAGCGTGACGCTTTTGAGCCGCTGCTTTAGCGCGTTTACGTACAGTTGTTGGTTTTTCATAATGCTCACGACGACGCACTTCAGAAAGAACACCTGCTTTTTCGCAAGAGCGCTTGAAACGACGTAATGCTACGTCAAACGGTTCGTTATCACGTACTTTAACTACTGGCATATGCCTTTCACCTCAGGGGTTATTCGTTAATGCTGATCTTTGAATTCGCCCCAAACTTGGAACGTAAAGTAATCAGCTAGATCAAAAATGGTGCGGAATTTTAATCCGATCGCTACCCATTTGTAAAGCATTATCAAGGTAAGATCTGGTTAAATTTTTTCCGAAGCGGTAAGATTACGCTCAATTAAAGAAAAATCAACTAATCGACTTAGACGGTCGTGAGAATATTATGCGAATTTTAGGTATTGAAACGTCATGTGATGAGACCGGGATTGCCATCTATGATGAAGAGCAAGGCTTGTTATCTCATCAACTTTATAGTCAAGTTAAATTGCACGCCGATTATGGTGGCGTGGTGCCTGAGCTGGCGTCTCGAGATCATGTGAAAAAGACCATTCCTTTGATTAAGGCGGCGTTAAAAGAAGCCGGATTGACCTCAAGCGACATTGATGGTGTGGCTTATACCGCAGGCCCTGGCTTAGTGGGCGCGCTGCTGGTTGGTGCAACGATTGGACGCAGTTTGGCTTACGCTTGGAATGTGCCGGCTGTGCCAGTTCATCATATGGAAGGACACTTATTAGCGCCAATGCTGGAAGATAATCCACCTGCTTTTCCGTTTGTGGCTTTGCTCGTTTCGGGTGGGCATACCATGATGGTGGAAGTTAACGGTATTGGTGAATATCAAATTTTAGGTGAATCAATTGATGATGCTGCTGGTGAAGCTTTTGATAAAACCGCTAAATTGATGGGTTTAGATTATCCTGGCGGTCCATTACTTTCTCGCTTAGCGGAAAATGGTACTCCTGGTCGCTTTAAGTTTCCTCGACCAATGACTGATCGTCCGGGTTTGGATTTTAGCTTCTCTGGCTTAAAAACCTTTGCCGCTAATACGATTGCTGCAAATGATGATTCTGAACAAACGCGTGCCGATATTGCTTATGCTTTCCAAGAAGCGGTTTGTGATACTTTAGTCATTAAATGCCGACGTGCATTAGAACAAACAGGGCTAAAGCGTATCGTTATTGCTGGCGGAGTAAGTGCTAACAAACAGCTTCGTTTATCATTAGAAGCGTTAGCGAAAAAAGTCGGTGGTGCGGTCTATTATCCGAGAACTGAATTTTGTACTGATAATGGTGCCATGATCGCTTATGCGGGAATGCAACGTTTACGTAATGGTGAGATGACCGATCTTTCTGTACAAGCTCAGCCTCGTTGGCCGATTGACCAATTAGAGCCCATCGCGGTAGCTCCTATTGCAGAATAACCCATACACCTATAAATCTTACGGCAGCCAATGGTTGCCGTTTTTTATGCTGTGGGGTTTGTGTGAGCATGGATTCGTGGAGATGGAACGAGGGGGATATCAACCGCACTCATTATCTGAGCATAATTATCCGAAGCTGAGGTTAATTAGTGTGATTGGTATTATTCTTGCGCTTCTTTGGTGGCGGTTTTCGATTTCACTTTGGGTTCACTACCATCAATTAAGCGTTTGATGTTGGCATAATGACGGAAAATGATGAGACAAGATAACATCGCCACTGGAATTGTGTATTGCGGTTTGACTAACCAAGTGTAAAAAGGCGCAAGTAAAGTGGTGATAATAGCCGCGAGTGAAGAATAGCGAGTGCTAAAAAAAGTGACGAGCCAAGTCGCCATGAGCATACCAGTTAAGTCAAAACCGATAGGGGCCATCGTACCGATTGCGGTTGCCACCCCTTTGCCGCCTTTGAAATGAAAAAATAAGGGGTAGATATGGCCTAAGCAGGCGGCTACGCCAATAAAGCCTAATAATAAAGGTTCAATGCCGAGGTAATAGCTAAGCCAAACCGGGATCATTCCTTTGAGAATATCGCAGACTAACACTGCAATTGCCGCTGATTTTCCACCAACGCGCAACACATTAGTGGCACCGGGATTGTGTGAGCCTTGCTGTCTTGGATCGGGCAATTTGCACAGACGACAGATCAATACCGCACTCGAGATTGACCCGAGTAAATACGCGAAAATGATCATAATAAGTGCCAAAATACTCATGCTTTTCCTAGGCAGTGGTGAAACGATATGATTGGAATATATACTTCAATTTGCTTAGATATAGTATATTTTTCGCATCTTACGTGTTTTTATCTCAATTGGGTATCCGATGAGTCGTAAACTTACACATTCATCAATATTAATCTTGTCATTAACTTAGAAAAGGGAGTGGGGTAGCTTTGGATAAAGTATTTATTGAACAATTAGAGGTGATCACCACCATCGGTGCTTATGACTGGGAACAAGAGATTAAACAAAAGCTCATTCTTAATCTTGAAATGGCACATGACAATCGTCCCGCAGGG includes:
- the plsY gene encoding glycerol-3-phosphate 1-O-acyltransferase PlsY, whose translation is MSILALIMIIFAYLLGSISSAVLICRLCKLPDPRQQGSHNPGATNVLRVGGKSAAIAVLVCDILKGMIPVWLSYYLGIEPLLLGFIGVAACLGHIYPLFFHFKGGKGVATAIGTMAPIGFDLTGMLMATWLVTFFSTRYSSLAAIITTLLAPFYTWLVKPQYTIPVAMLSCLIIFRHYANIKRLIDGSEPKVKSKTATKEAQE
- the rpsU gene encoding 30S ribosomal protein S21, which gives rise to MPVVKVRDNEPFDVALRRFKRSCEKAGVLSEVRRREHYEKPTTVRKRAKAAAQKRHAKKLARENARRVRLY
- the rpoD gene encoding RNA polymerase sigma factor RpoD; this translates as MDQNPQSQLKLLVAKGKEQGYLTYAEVNDHLPEEIVDSEQVEDIIQMINDMGIQVVETAPDADDLMLNEAVADEDAAEAAAAAAAALSSVESEIGRTTDPVRMYMREMGTVELLTREGEIDIAKRIEDGINQVQCSVAEYPGTISYILEQFDKVQAEELRLTDIISGFVDPDDDGNAAPTATHVGSELSVVDDDDDDLDDDDEDDDDSETEEEEVGIDPELALERFTELRNTYQNLQLAINEHGRSSKAITDIKQEFLDVFRQFRLVPKQFDYLVNGLKNSMDRVRTQERLIIRTVVEYGKMPKKAFVQAFTGNESSDAWLDDILSSGKPYADKIKQSEEELRRCIFKLKSIEEETSLNVQTIKDISRRMSIGEAKARRAKKEMVEANLRLVISIAKKYTNRGLQFLDLIQEGNIGLMKAVDKFEYRRGYKFSTYATWWIRQAITRSIADQARTIRIPVHMIETINKLNRISRQMLQEMGREPLPEELAERMQMPEDKIRKVLKIAKEPISMETPIGDDEDSHLGDFIEDTTLELPLDSATSTSLKFATKDVLAGLTPREAKVLRMRFGIDMNTDHTLEEVGKQFDVTRERIRQIEAKALRKLRHPSRSETLRSFLDE
- the tsaD gene encoding tRNA (adenosine(37)-N6)-threonylcarbamoyltransferase complex transferase subunit TsaD, which gives rise to MRILGIETSCDETGIAIYDEEQGLLSHQLYSQVKLHADYGGVVPELASRDHVKKTIPLIKAALKEAGLTSSDIDGVAYTAGPGLVGALLVGATIGRSLAYAWNVPAVPVHHMEGHLLAPMLEDNPPAFPFVALLVSGGHTMMVEVNGIGEYQILGESIDDAAGEAFDKTAKLMGLDYPGGPLLSRLAENGTPGRFKFPRPMTDRPGLDFSFSGLKTFAANTIAANDDSEQTRADIAYAFQEAVCDTLVIKCRRALEQTGLKRIVIAGGVSANKQLRLSLEALAKKVGGAVYYPRTEFCTDNGAMIAYAGMQRLRNGEMTDLSVQAQPRWPIDQLEPIAVAPIAE
- a CDS encoding GatB/YqeY domain-containing protein translates to MALIDQLKDEQKLAMKAKDKLRLGTIRLALSAIKQREVDEQITLSDDDIISVLTKMVKQRRDSVTQYEAANRQDLADAEKAEIIVLEEFMPQPLSEEEVAALVDKAILDSGAAGMQDMGNVMGVLKPLLQGRADMGKVSGLVRAKLA
- the dnaG gene encoding DNA primase; amino-acid sequence: MAGHIPRSFIDDLLARVDIVDLVDPRVKLKKQGKNYGACCPFHNEKSPSFIVSPDRQTYHCFGCGVHGNAIDFMMEYEHLEFVEAIEELAHLQGLEVPREQRSGGQFSNSAPKVNAEQKRNLYDLLGSISQYYRSQLKVGANKIAIEYLKNRGLSGEIVQKFGIGYVPDEWDCVRKNFGQQKTVQDMLVEGGMLIENDKGNRYDRFRGRIMFPIRDRRGRVIGFGGRVLGDEKPKYLNSPETPVFHKGKELYGLYDVLQSHREPEQILVVEGYMDVVALAQYGVDYAVAALGTSTTGDHMQMLFRQTSTVVCCYDGDRAGKEAAWRAMENALPYLTDGRQLKFMFLPDGEDPDSYIREHGKQQFEQHVFHATSLSEFLFSTLMQQVDTSSNEGKAKLTSLAVPLIEKVPGGTLRLYLRDLLGKKLGLLDERQLQQLISKNNSTQTTPQPHKEIKRTPMRVVIALLLQKPSYAELAPDLNSIRQIDLPGLSLLLNVLDICRENPNINSAQLMEYWRNQKNEALLSRLMNWDIPLNDDNEQDVFLDTLDKILAQCVEKQIETLQAKERSSGLSVEEKRELQDLILQRP